The following DNA comes from Thalassoglobus sp. JC818.
TCTTTCCCAGTTGCAGAAGATCTTCAGCCAGAATTGTAGAGAAGTTTTGCTAAAACGACAGGAGCCCACTGAAAGCAACCTACAAGCTGGCTGCTCATGACTGTCCGTATCGTCAATCAACCTGATACATTTGAAGGACGGTGCAAGTGCTTGAGCACATTGCTCCAACACACACCGGTCACATCGCCCGCTTGAATCCTCCGAAACGCACGCTCAACTGGAGCGAATCAACATGACCTTCCGATCGTGGCTTCAACACGCATTTGCGATGCCGACCGAATCAGCGAAGCCAACCGACCGGCAGTTGCAGATCGTCGAAAAACTCGCTCGCGAAGTGGCTCGTCGAGAACTGACGACTCCAGCGATTGCGTTTCTGGAGATGTCGCGTCCCTTAAACTATCTCGGTTCGCAAGCACTGCATTTTTTCCAACCGATCGCCACCGCTGTACTGAATCCTCAAGACTACTCAGAGTTCGCCGAATTTCTCGGCCGCCGAGATTCGATTGACTGGATGATTGAAAAAGTCAATGAAAGTGAAGCGGACTTCGCGAAAGCAGCCACTCAGAAAACGCCCACCCCAAATCGAGAATTGAATGACAACGCCTTCACCGAATGACGATTCCCAATCTCCCAGAGTCACAGTCGTCGTCATCGCTGCCTTGTCTCTCGAAACGGCGCCGCTGCTCAGTCGACTCGATGTCAGAAAGTCGGTGACTGGCAATGGCTATAAGTTTCGAAACTGCTTCGTCGACTCCACGCGAGTCATCGTAGTCGAAGGTGGTGCTGGTCGAGAGCGTGCGCGTGGAGCTGCAAACGCGGCAATCGACGCTTTCTCTCCAGACTGGGTCTTGTCCATCGGCCTCTCCGGAGGACTCAGGGAATCAATGAAGACCGGGCATATCGTCGTCGCAAACGAAGTTGTGGACAGCAACGGCCCGCAGGAAATTCAAATCCCGATCGAAATGCAGGATTCTCCCGCTGAAGGTTTGCATGTGGGGCGCGTCTGTACTGTGGATCGAATTGTCCGCACGATCGAACAAAAGAAGCAGCTCCGCAGTGCAACGGAAGCAATCGCGGTCGATATGGAATCGCTCGCGGTCGCCAGTACCTGTCGCGAACGTCACGTTCCATTCATGGTGATTCGATCAATCAGCGATTCACTCGAGGCCGACCTTCCTTCTGAAGTGCTCGCGATCTTCGGCAACAAGGGAACCATTCGAGCAGGCGCGCTCGTCGGGAGCCTCTTCAAGCGTCCTGAATGTGTGAAAGATCTCTGGAAAATTCGCGAACAAGCGACAGCTGCAGCCAAGTCTCTCGCAACATTCTTGCTGGGAGTCTTCCCTCAACTCAACAGATCCGAACAGCCAGATCAGACGACATCGTAGCCACCTCAACGGGCTTGCGAGTTTCCATCTCCGAGGGACATGACGTACGATGTAACCGCGCGGAAACTCACTGGCAGAACGTTGATGTTCGACTTGCAAAGACCTACACAAACGTCGCTGCAAGCTGAGAACCATGCGTGTTCAGGTGAAGACTGGGAAACCATGAAAATGGTCTTGGAGAGAGTTATGACTCGTAAGTGGGTGCCGTCAC
Coding sequences within:
- a CDS encoding 5'-methylthioadenosine nucleosidase — translated: MTTPSPNDDSQSPRVTVVVIAALSLETAPLLSRLDVRKSVTGNGYKFRNCFVDSTRVIVVEGGAGRERARGAANAAIDAFSPDWVLSIGLSGGLRESMKTGHIVVANEVVDSNGPQEIQIPIEMQDSPAEGLHVGRVCTVDRIVRTIEQKKQLRSATEAIAVDMESLAVASTCRERHVPFMVIRSISDSLEADLPSEVLAIFGNKGTIRAGALVGSLFKRPECVKDLWKIREQATAAAKSLATFLLGVFPQLNRSEQPDQTTS